A single window of Acidobacteriota bacterium DNA harbors:
- the uvrA gene encoding excinuclease ABC subunit UvrA, with protein sequence MPDTPTSDASDIVIRGARTHNLKNVDLTLPSGKLVILTGVSGSGKSSLAFDTIYAEGQRRYVESLSAYARQFLERMEKPDVDAIDGVSPAIAIRQKNSIRNPRSTVSTTTEIHDYLRLLFARVGRTMCRQCGQEVTRETAEVVARRLAQLPDGTRLVLGFDLPVLAVGAGGDEQANGSEVVDEIGESAAEEPARVGASRRSARESRKPPAGGNGAGRSGNGHDAIAATLDVLRKKGFGRLVVGDQAMSFDAIDAASLAGRTELRVVVDRVTIEPGVESRLTDSIETAYTEGGGAAFAIEASVASNARIHVFSERFECRSCGIPYETPQPRLFSFNNPYGACGTCHGFGNIVEVDMGLVVPDPTRSINRNAIEPWSKPHYRSYLADLKRAVRKGSVRLDIAWQELTDAERRIVIEGDGDEYTGIRGFFAWLERKKYKVHVRVFLSRYRGYQICHDCAGTRLRREARDVRVGGETIDAVCALTVSEAQRFFSRLALGEKDAAIADKLLGEIRRRLRFLSDVGLDYLTLDRLSSTLSGGEAQRINLATSLGSALVGTLYVLDEPSVGLHPRDNQRLIDILRALRDQGNTVLVVEHDADMIRMGDHIVDLGLGAGEQGGRIIYNGALEGLMKETRSLTAKYLRGELSIQVPSQRRRGTGQRLRVLGAAEHNLRGIDVEIPLNTLTVVTGVSGSGKSTLVHDIIYPAIKRLKGGTERKVGAHRKLEGAEFITDVVLVDQTPIGRTPRSNPVTYLKAFDPIRELFASTKDARANGLTASHFSFNVPGGRCEACEGEGQVRVEMQFLADVFVPCDVCDGKRFKPQVLDVRYRNKNVHQVLDLTVREALSFFSASPKVLRRLQVLDEIGLGYVRLGQPATTLSGGEAQRIKIAAHLAVSGGERLLYILDEPTTGLHFDDIAKLLAAFRRLLQAGHSLLVIEHNLDVIKTADHVIDLGPEGGDRGGQIVVTGTPEQIAAHEGSHTGRFLRPVLTGEPRGWETGSVA encoded by the coding sequence ATGCCAGACACTCCGACCTCCGACGCGAGCGACATCGTCATTCGGGGGGCTCGCACGCACAACCTGAAGAACGTTGACCTGACGCTGCCGTCGGGCAAGCTGGTGATCCTGACTGGCGTCAGCGGATCCGGCAAGTCGTCGCTCGCCTTCGACACCATCTACGCAGAGGGACAGCGCCGATACGTCGAGTCGTTGTCGGCATACGCGCGCCAGTTTCTCGAGAGGATGGAGAAGCCCGACGTCGACGCCATTGACGGCGTGTCGCCGGCGATCGCCATCCGCCAGAAGAACTCGATTCGCAATCCTCGCTCGACGGTCAGCACGACGACCGAGATTCACGACTACCTGCGGCTCCTGTTTGCGCGGGTCGGCCGCACCATGTGCCGCCAGTGCGGGCAGGAGGTGACGCGCGAGACGGCCGAAGTCGTGGCGCGGAGGCTGGCGCAACTGCCGGACGGCACGCGCCTGGTGCTGGGGTTTGATCTGCCTGTGTTGGCGGTGGGCGCCGGAGGCGACGAGCAGGCCAACGGCAGCGAGGTGGTCGACGAGATTGGGGAGTCGGCGGCAGAGGAGCCGGCGCGTGTCGGGGCGTCGCGAAGGTCGGCACGCGAGTCTCGGAAACCTCCGGCGGGCGGGAATGGCGCAGGTCGCTCAGGCAATGGTCACGATGCGATTGCCGCGACGCTGGACGTGCTGCGCAAGAAGGGCTTCGGGCGCCTGGTGGTCGGCGATCAGGCGATGTCGTTCGACGCCATCGACGCGGCCTCGCTGGCAGGCCGCACGGAGCTGCGGGTGGTCGTTGATCGCGTCACGATCGAACCCGGTGTCGAGAGCCGCCTGACCGATTCGATTGAGACCGCGTATACCGAAGGCGGAGGGGCGGCATTCGCCATCGAAGCCAGCGTCGCATCGAACGCGCGGATCCACGTGTTCAGCGAGCGATTCGAGTGCCGGTCGTGTGGTATCCCGTACGAAACTCCTCAGCCGCGCCTCTTCTCGTTCAACAATCCGTACGGCGCGTGCGGGACGTGTCACGGTTTCGGCAACATCGTCGAGGTCGACATGGGCCTGGTCGTGCCGGATCCAACACGATCGATCAACCGCAACGCGATCGAGCCGTGGAGCAAGCCGCACTACCGTTCGTACCTGGCAGATCTGAAGCGGGCGGTCCGCAAGGGCAGCGTCCGTCTCGATATCGCGTGGCAGGAATTGACAGATGCGGAGCGGCGGATCGTCATCGAAGGCGACGGCGACGAGTACACCGGCATTCGGGGCTTCTTTGCGTGGCTGGAGCGCAAGAAGTACAAAGTCCACGTCCGCGTCTTCCTCAGCCGGTATCGGGGCTATCAGATCTGTCACGACTGCGCCGGCACGCGCCTGCGCCGCGAAGCGAGAGACGTTCGGGTCGGCGGCGAGACGATCGATGCCGTCTGCGCGCTGACGGTGAGCGAGGCGCAGCGGTTCTTCAGCCGACTGGCGCTTGGCGAAAAGGACGCGGCGATTGCCGACAAGCTGCTCGGCGAGATCAGGCGGCGACTGAGATTCCTGAGCGACGTCGGCCTCGACTACCTCACGCTGGACCGGCTCTCGTCAACGCTGTCGGGCGGCGAGGCGCAGCGCATCAACCTGGCGACATCGCTGGGGTCGGCATTGGTGGGCACGCTGTACGTGCTCGACGAGCCGTCGGTTGGCCTGCACCCGCGCGACAACCAGCGGCTCATCGACATCCTGCGCGCGCTGCGTGACCAGGGCAACACCGTGCTCGTGGTCGAACACGACGCCGACATGATCCGTATGGGTGACCACATCGTCGACCTGGGTCTGGGGGCCGGCGAGCAGGGCGGGCGCATCATCTACAACGGCGCGCTCGAGGGGTTGATGAAGGAGACGCGATCGCTGACCGCGAAGTACCTGCGGGGCGAATTGTCCATCCAGGTGCCCTCGCAACGCCGGCGCGGCACCGGGCAGCGCCTGCGGGTGTTGGGGGCCGCCGAGCACAATCTCCGCGGCATCGACGTGGAGATTCCGCTCAATACGCTGACCGTGGTGACCGGTGTCAGCGGGTCGGGCAAATCGACGCTGGTGCACGACATCATCTACCCGGCCATCAAGCGGCTGAAGGGCGGAACCGAACGCAAGGTCGGCGCGCACCGGAAACTCGAAGGCGCTGAGTTCATCACCGACGTCGTGTTGGTGGACCAGACGCCGATCGGACGGACCCCGCGGTCAAATCCGGTGACGTACCTGAAGGCGTTTGATCCGATCCGCGAACTCTTCGCGTCGACCAAGGACGCCCGGGCCAACGGCCTGACGGCGAGCCATTTCTCCTTCAACGTGCCGGGCGGGCGGTGCGAGGCGTGCGAGGGCGAGGGCCAGGTGCGGGTCGAGATGCAGTTTCTGGCCGATGTCTTCGTGCCGTGCGACGTCTGCGACGGCAAGCGGTTCAAGCCCCAGGTGCTCGATGTCCGGTACCGGAACAAGAACGTGCACCAGGTGCTCGACCTGACCGTCCGCGAGGCGCTGTCGTTTTTCAGCGCCTCTCCCAAGGTGCTGCGCCGCCTGCAGGTGCTCGACGAGATTGGACTCGGCTACGTGCGGCTGGGGCAGCCGGCGACGACGCTCTCGGGCGGTGAGGCGCAACGGATCAAGATCGCGGCGCATCTGGCCGTGTCGGGCGGCGAGCGGCTCCTGTACATTCTCGACGAACCCACGACGGGGTTACACTTTGACGACATCGCGAAGTTGCTCGCGGCGTTCCGGCGACTGCTGCAGGCTGGACATTCGCTGCTCGTGATCGAGCACAACCTCGATGTCATCAAGACAGCGGATCATGTGATTGACCTCGGTCCCGAAGGCGGCGACCGGGGAGGCCAGATCGTGGTGACAGGCACGCCCGAGCAGATCGCGGCGCACGAGGGGTCGCATACGGGGCGATTCCTGCGGCCCGTGCTGACCGGCGAGCCGCGTGGGTGGGAAACAGGGAGCGTGGCATGA
- a CDS encoding phosphate acyltransferase gives MIRRDEALAYHEGDRPGKIETRAIKPCLTARDMRLAALPGAAFPCEAIAADPDAVFRYTARGNLVGIVTNGSAVPGLGDVGPLAAKPMLEGAAVLLKRLADLDGFDLELDTRDPDRFVQTVQMLEPTFGGINLKDLRAPEGLDIYERLRDTLRIPVMHENLQSTAVVAAAALVNALDLAEKSIAACRIVISGAGTVGVGCARMFALMGASPELLWLYDVNGLVHPDRDDLSRHQRQFAVRDAPGRLTDGLRGADVFVGASTGGIVTSEMIQSMARFPIVCALAAPVPEIGYEDARASRRDAIVATGLTQYPNAIVDHLSYPYIFRGALDVRAVRITDGMLMAAAHALADLAREDVVDEVSRACGYERFSFGPEYLLPKPIDPRILERESAAVARCAMEEGVARRPVETASYQESLTVRIGTGRETLRRLMVKARQVPQRIVFADGTSETIQRAAAILADEGISRPVLLGDEAEIRSGIARLGVDPSGLTCVDPTRSQRRDAYVAEYVRLRRRRGVMQPAAEQRLRRPEYFGAMMLACGDADMLVSGIEHHYADSLRILLETIGTAPGVRRISSYYMALLPRDVYFLADCAVNIDPSDEALAETGLLTARMVRLLGIEPRVAMLSFSNFGAVDHPLTRKVRRATEMLKAQEPGLAVDGEMQLATAVSGEIRRTHFRFSDLEKDANVLIFPDLQSGNLALHLLQHVGEAVVVGPVLTGTRLPVQLLQYGSSVQDVVNLAAVGAVQAVGLR, from the coding sequence ATGATCCGTCGCGACGAAGCGCTCGCCTACCACGAAGGGGACCGGCCCGGGAAGATCGAGACCCGTGCGATCAAGCCCTGCCTGACGGCACGCGACATGCGCCTGGCGGCGCTGCCAGGCGCCGCTTTTCCGTGCGAGGCCATTGCTGCTGACCCCGATGCCGTCTTCCGGTATACCGCGCGCGGCAATCTGGTGGGCATCGTCACCAACGGATCGGCCGTCCCGGGGCTTGGCGATGTTGGACCGCTTGCCGCCAAACCCATGCTCGAAGGGGCCGCGGTGTTGTTGAAGCGCCTCGCCGATCTCGACGGTTTCGACCTCGAACTGGACACACGCGACCCCGATCGATTCGTCCAGACCGTCCAGATGCTCGAGCCGACGTTTGGTGGCATCAACCTCAAGGATCTGCGGGCGCCCGAGGGACTCGACATCTACGAGCGGCTCCGCGACACCCTGCGGATTCCCGTGATGCACGAAAACCTGCAGAGCACGGCCGTGGTGGCTGCAGCGGCGCTCGTGAACGCCCTCGACCTGGCCGAGAAGTCGATTGCGGCGTGTCGCATCGTGATTTCCGGCGCGGGCACGGTCGGCGTCGGGTGTGCCCGGATGTTTGCGCTGATGGGCGCCTCGCCCGAGTTGCTCTGGCTCTACGACGTCAACGGCCTCGTGCACCCGGACCGCGACGATCTCAGCCGGCATCAGCGCCAATTTGCGGTCCGCGATGCTCCTGGCCGCCTGACCGACGGGCTGCGGGGAGCCGACGTATTTGTAGGAGCCTCGACCGGCGGCATCGTGACGTCTGAGATGATTCAGTCGATGGCGCGGTTTCCGATTGTGTGTGCGCTGGCGGCACCGGTGCCTGAGATTGGCTACGAGGACGCCCGCGCCAGCCGGCGCGATGCGATCGTCGCAACAGGTCTCACGCAGTATCCGAACGCGATCGTGGATCATCTGAGCTACCCGTACATCTTCCGCGGAGCCCTCGATGTGCGCGCCGTGCGCATCACCGACGGCATGCTGATGGCCGCCGCGCATGCGTTGGCGGATCTCGCCCGCGAGGATGTGGTCGACGAGGTGAGCCGCGCCTGCGGGTATGAGCGCTTCAGCTTTGGCCCGGAGTACCTGCTGCCCAAGCCCATTGATCCCCGCATTCTTGAGCGGGAGTCGGCGGCCGTCGCCCGTTGCGCCATGGAAGAGGGCGTGGCCCGGCGACCCGTGGAGACCGCGTCCTACCAGGAGAGCCTGACTGTCCGCATCGGCACCGGACGTGAGACGCTACGCCGGCTCATGGTCAAGGCGCGCCAGGTGCCTCAGCGGATTGTCTTTGCCGACGGCACGAGCGAGACGATTCAGCGGGCGGCCGCGATCCTGGCGGACGAAGGCATCTCGAGACCCGTCCTGCTCGGCGATGAGGCGGAGATCCGATCAGGCATCGCGCGGCTCGGCGTGGATCCATCTGGCCTGACGTGTGTGGACCCGACACGCAGTCAGCGGCGCGATGCCTACGTCGCGGAGTACGTCCGGCTCCGGCGCCGCCGCGGCGTGATGCAGCCGGCCGCGGAGCAGCGCCTTCGGCGACCGGAGTACTTCGGCGCGATGATGCTGGCCTGCGGTGATGCTGACATGCTGGTCTCGGGCATCGAGCATCACTATGCCGACTCGTTGCGCATCCTGCTCGAAACCATCGGCACCGCGCCCGGCGTCAGGCGCATCTCGAGCTACTACATGGCGCTGCTGCCGCGCGACGTGTACTTCCTGGCGGATTGCGCGGTCAACATCGACCCGTCCGACGAGGCACTCGCCGAGACCGGGTTGCTGACGGCGCGCATGGTGCGGTTGCTTGGCATCGAGCCCCGCGTGGCGATGCTGTCGTTTTCGAACTTCGGCGCCGTGGATCATCCGCTGACGCGCAAGGTCAGGCGCGCAACCGAGATGCTCAAGGCCCAGGAGCCGGGGCTGGCGGTGGATGGCGAGATGCAGCTTGCGACGGCGGTCAGCGGCGAGATCCGGCGCACGCATTTCCGGTTCTCTGATCTGGAGAAGGACGCGAACGTCCTCATCTTCCCGGACCTCCAGTCGGGGAACCTGGCGTTGCATCTGCTGCAGCACGTCGGCGAGGCGGTCGTCGTGGGACCCGTGCTGACCGGTACGCGGCTGCCGGTCCAGTTGCTGCAATACGGCAGCAGCGTGCAGGACGTCGTCAACCTCGCCGCGGTCGGCGCCGTCCAGGCCGTCGGCCTACGCTAG